One part of the Lycium ferocissimum isolate CSIRO_LF1 chromosome 8, AGI_CSIRO_Lferr_CH_V1, whole genome shotgun sequence genome encodes these proteins:
- the LOC132067282 gene encoding uncharacterized protein LOC132067282 — MAEENQQENPTTTTLGTHQLQIPISRVKKIMKLDREINKVNSEALHLIASSTELFIEHLAEKSAQVALEKKRKTVKLEHLRVAVKRHQPTSDFLLDSLPLPSSQPSDPSSKVQNRTRSSTDKTVPTGTRRIEAFFQKCT, encoded by the coding sequence ATGGCCGAAGAAAATCAACAAGAAaaccccaccaccaccaccttaGGGACTCACCAACTCCAAATTCCGATAAGCCGagtcaagaaaatcatgaaactcGACAGAGAAATCAACAAAGTAAACTCAGAAGCCTTACATCTCATCGCTAGCTCTACCGAACTTTTCATCGAACACTTAGCTGAGAAATCTGCACAAGTCGCGTtagagaagaagagaaagactGTAAAACTCGAGCATTTAAGAGTTGCTGTGAAAAGACATCAACCTACGAGTGATTTCCTTCTCGATTCGCTTCCCTTGCCTTCTTCACAACCGTCTGATCCATCTTCGAAGGTTCAGAATCGTACTCGATCATCGACGGATAAGACAGTTCCTACTGGAACACGAAGAATCGAGGCATTCTTTCAGAAATGCACTTAA